From one Liolophura sinensis isolate JHLJ2023 chromosome 10, CUHK_Ljap_v2, whole genome shotgun sequence genomic stretch:
- the LOC135476115 gene encoding cytosolic beta-glucosidase-like has protein sequence MGISSSGTMAASCVTTILLLGIRAVVALQHEEEFFFGDFPPDFMWGIATGSYQIEGAWNEDGKGPSIWDTFSHEGKNYNNDTGDVACDSYHKWEEDVANLKRLGVKHYRFSISWPRVLPDGTTAQVNQKGIEYYNNLINAVRGAGIKPMVVLYHWDLPQALQDAGGWLNESIVDRFNDYARFCFKTFGDRVPFWVTFIEPWSIIWLGYGNGIFAPGIQSPAEDPYIAGHNMILSHVQAFHTYKNEFYGKFKGKVGITADLQWKFPKTQAPRDQEAAERAAQFKLGWFLNPIYGSGDYPDVMKERVANKSKAQGYTKSRLPPFTADQIRMNKGSGDFVGINHYSSQLISDHPLPLFPPSYESDQDLLISLDPKWKGLVPGDWLKSVPVGIRKLLNWVKSQYNNPLVYITENGVDDPTGELDDQFRVGYIRNYTNEVLKAIRLDSCNVKGYTVWTLMDDFEWSSGYRIKFGLHYVNFSDPSRPRTPKASSKFYASLIRNNGYDSTTTTVVG, from the exons ATGGGAATATCGTCTTCGGGAACAATGGCTGCTAGCTGTGTAACGACTATTCTCCTGCTCGGCATTCGAGCGGTCGTCGCCTTGCAGCACGAAGAAGAGTTCTTCTTCGGGGACTTCCCTCCTGATTTTATGTGGGGCATCGCCACGGGGTCCTACCAGATTGAGGGAGCATGGAATGAGGATG GAAAAGGTCCAAGTATCTGGGACACGTTTTCCCACGAGGGTAAAAACTACAACAACGACACGGGCGACGTGGCCTGTGACAGCTACCACAAGTGGGAAGAGGATGTCGCTAACTTGAAAAGATTAGGG GTAAAGCATTACCGTTTCTCGATCTCCTGGCCACGGGTGCTTCCAGACGGTACCACGGCACAGGTAAACCAGAAGGGCATAGAGTACTACAACAACCTTATTAACGCCGTCCGTGGGGCCGGGATCAAGCCCATGGTTGTGCTCTACCACTGGGATCTCCCTCAGGCTCTGCAGGACGCAGGAGGGTGGCTAAACGAGAGCATTGTGGATCGCTTCAACGACTACGCCCGATTCTGTTTCAAGACTTTCGGAGATCGG GTACCGTTCTGGGTGACATTTATCGAGCCCTGGTCTATCATCTGGCTTGGATATGGTAACGGAATCTTTGCCCCTGGGATTCAAAGTCCAGCCGAGGATCCTTACATTGCCGGTCACAACATGATTCTATCCCACGTTCAGGCATTCCATACGTACAAGAACGAATTCTACGGGAAATTTAAAG GGAAGGTCGGTATAACAGCTGATCTGCAATGGAAGTTTCCCAAGACTCAGGCACCACGTGATCAAGAGGCCGCGGAACGTGCGGCTCAGTTCAAACTGGGCTGGTTCCTCAACCCCATATATGGTAGTGGTGACTACCCAGATGTTATGAAGGAACGAGTAGCCAATAAAAGCAAGGCTCAGGGATACACTAAATCCCGACTTCCGCCTTTCACTGCCGACCAGATCCGTATGAACAAAG GGTCAGGAGATTTTGTCGGTATCAACCATTACTCCTCCCAGCTGATTTCCGATCACCCACTTCCTTTATTTCCGCCATCTTACGAAAGTGACCAGGACCTGTTGATCTCACTCGATCCAAAATGGAAAGG GTTAGTTCCAGGTGATTGGTTAAAATCGGTTCCTGTGGGGATAAGGAAACTGCTGAACTGGGTGAAGTCGCAGTACAACAACCCTTTGGTGTACATAACAGAAAATGGAGTGGACGACCCCACAGGTGAATTAGATGATCAGTTCAGGGTGGGCTATATACGTAACTACACCAACGAGGTGCTGAAAG CAATTCGATTGGACAGCTGCAACGTGAAGGGTTACACGGTATGGACTCTGATGGACGACTTTGAATGGAGTTCTGGATATCGCATAAAATTTGGACTGCATTATGTGAACTTTTCGGATCCGTCTAGACCTAGGACGCCAAAGGCATCTTCCAAATTTTACGCCAGTTTGATCCGAAACAATGGTTATGATTCGACGACGACAACAGTAGTTGGGTAA